From Acidobacteriota bacterium, a single genomic window includes:
- a CDS encoding NADP-dependent oxidoreductase translates to MRQWVLASRPTGPATIDNFRLETAPVPEIGDGELLVQTLFLGVAPVMLRYMTNQTSFEKPLAIGDVMHGRGVGRVIESRHPDYAEGDLVQAKLGWREFAKIDARDPYYLIYKMRNTDLPASHGISSLAMSGFTALIGMREIGAVKPGENVLVSGAAGGVGSQCAFVARTLGAGKVVGIAGGPEKCRLLVDRLGYDAAIDYKNEDVAERLDDLFPDGIDVYFDNVFGELLDSVLLRINRRARIALCGRISEYLKSPDEYHAFRNLGRLGLQDAKLEAFFVYDYADRFSEYEDTLADWIRNGKLLPLEYVLDGLERMPEALILLYKGQNAGVAMIRIAKDADSGIDSTGERNEGIEKKS, encoded by the coding sequence ATGCGCCAATGGGTACTCGCGAGCCGGCCAACCGGCCCCGCGACGATCGACAATTTCAGGCTCGAAACCGCACCCGTTCCCGAGATCGGCGACGGAGAATTGCTCGTGCAAACGCTGTTTCTCGGCGTTGCACCGGTGATGCTGCGTTATATGACGAATCAGACGTCGTTCGAAAAACCGCTCGCGATCGGCGACGTGATGCACGGGCGCGGCGTAGGGCGCGTCATCGAAAGCCGTCATCCGGATTACGCCGAGGGCGATCTGGTGCAGGCCAAGCTCGGCTGGCGCGAGTTTGCGAAAATAGATGCGCGCGATCCGTACTATTTGATCTACAAGATGCGCAACACGGATCTGCCCGCGTCGCACGGGATCAGCAGCCTCGCGATGAGCGGATTTACGGCGCTCATCGGAATGCGCGAGATCGGCGCGGTGAAACCCGGCGAGAACGTGCTTGTTTCCGGAGCAGCGGGAGGCGTTGGCAGCCAATGCGCTTTCGTCGCCCGCACGCTCGGCGCCGGGAAGGTGGTCGGGATAGCGGGCGGCCCGGAGAAGTGCCGGCTTTTGGTCGATCGGCTCGGTTATGATGCCGCGATCGATTACAAGAACGAGGACGTCGCCGAAAGGCTTGACGATCTTTTCCCGGACGGGATCGACGTCTACTTCGACAATGTTTTCGGCGAGTTGCTCGATTCGGTTTTGCTGAGAATCAATCGCCGGGCGCGAATCGCTCTTTGCGGACGGATTTCCGAGTATTTGAAATCGCCGGACGAATATCACGCTTTTCGCAATCTCGGTCGGCTCGGTCTTCAGGACGCGAAGCTCGAAGCATTCTTCGTTTACGATTACGCGGATCGGTTCTCAGAATATGAAGATACGCTCGCCGATTGGATACGCAACGGAAAGCTGTTGCCGCTCGAATATGTACTCGACGGGCTTGAGCGTATGCCGGAAGCCTTGATCCTTCTCTACAAAGGCCAAAACGCCGGGGTCGCGATGATCCGGATCGCGAAGGACGCAGACAGCGGAATCGATTCAACGGGTGAACGAAACGAAGGAATTGAAAAGAAATCGTAA
- a CDS encoding protein kinase, with product MDQRRWRQIEEVFQAVVELAPDDRERFLDENHSADQELVAEVRKLVSNLEDADDFIESPAWTDSLMLGKTERGRISDSLGDEIRRVEETLIGRRLGAYRLTHEIGRGGMGAVYLAERDDGEFRQRVALKVIKRGMDTDFIVRRFRNERQILATLDHPNIARLLDGGTTDDGLPFFVMEFIEGKPVYRYCDSEKLSINQRLELFRTICFAIDYAHQNLIIHRDIKPSNILVTSDGLVKLLDFGIAKILNPELAADSIDPTATAMRMMTPEYASPEQVRGEAVTIASDIYSLGVLLYELLTGHRPYRLKNRALHEIARVICEEEPDSLGASLTRDDNLVATGESDRTDSGHVFENRNSNLETLRRDLSGDLERIVLKAMRKDPNERYRSAGEFADDILHFLENRPVMAEDFRSSSMRIPRSITRASDGEISLAVLPLKMLAVGMRGDTGDEFLGIGLADALITRLSNIRRFVVRPTSSVLRFADGENDPFAAGRALGVDFILDGNIRRAGDRLRITLQFLSVAENSARWAESFDESFSDVLEIEDSISERVVKSLVPQLTGEEELQLNKRRTNSPDAYEAYLRGRYYWNQFTPDSLSKAREAFEAAIAADPGYALAHVGLADFYIWANIYGMIPSVEGLRLARTSASRAIELDDSLGEAYASLGLLHQNEFEWAESERLQLKSIQLAPNYPQSHEWYAAVLVGTGRTDDGVREIHIADRLDALSPRTKTLVAWTLYQAHRFDEALTVARQITELDRNYPQGNAQIGINLLALGNPEAALPYFRRFDEMIPDSALAKYQLCFALVANGLRDEAERVLDEMLRLSELGYVKPCFLGLANAALDNRDEAFKYLEQSIDENDPWALWLGTEPLLKPLHEDPRFWALLRRMRNPLAFRETNAEPDEFEKTSIAVLPLKILHATRADDTQEEFLGIGLADALINRLSGIRRLIVRPTSSVIPFGGGTDPFDAATQLGVEFVVDGSLRRVGSRIRISIQLLNATQRTAVWARSFDEELTDVLALEDSISKQIAEALVVRLTGDEQIRIGSRGTSNTEAYEAYLRGRFHWHQYTADGLAKSLVAFYEAIALDPDFAPAYSGVADYYNFLSIFGIMAPTETFPAAKEAALKAVELDPGLSEAYVSLAVISLGYDWDFVAAEQYLKKAIGLNPNSAEAHNWFGQLYSVLGRHDRAVRAMLTAERLNPQSASLSVAFTIILRNARRFDDAIAKLRQAIALHPNNPTALAGFGWFVRYLEDPLEAVDKCGLAVELSQRQSLPLYAHACALAAVGKFEEARAIAAELETRRAKQYVPPIFSALISIELGEIDEAFVWLERSIDEKDYWAVYVPVDSRFDSLREDPRYLGLVAQIGSAGDADAIHQSQIATMILRDDTNESVLAASDNVVAPGHAGSGFRYAAYGLIGLLFVVLAVFAWRGITGGERVVPQMPTVLDKRVKTIAVLPFRTDSHTPNEVELGVGLAESIHRKLGQASGLSVRSALLNVPDGQSPNELGKTFGVAYVLRGTLHDTGDQLAVSAELIDTQTEKIQWSRSFNEKRTDFPSLQISIADQVLNALTVELSSTERQQIDKIYTENSEAYQLYLAGRYLMANRSAENLRKAITTFEKARDTDPKFALAYAGLADAWSLLNLYQVPPPDEAYGIAKQNATKALELDENLAEAHASLGYILLYSEYRRADAIVELRRATELNPSYATAHHWSGLALASMGRFDDAVASINKAIELEPRSAIIQTAAALIYNYAGRRDEAIAFAKKSLEINPALVPAHKSMRIIYLSAGDFPNASAAYERERLYAGATDPDEPGWLMITAQVLTIGGKRDEAMASLRKAEASGVVKGNARGYADEMAIAYALLGDADNAVRWLARAREVRSYSLNFAAVEPRYDKIKNDPRFVELTRLER from the coding sequence ATGGATCAAAGGCGTTGGCGTCAAATCGAAGAGGTTTTTCAGGCGGTCGTCGAGCTCGCGCCTGACGATCGCGAACGCTTTCTCGACGAGAATCACTCCGCCGATCAGGAACTCGTCGCCGAAGTCCGAAAACTCGTTTCGAATCTTGAAGATGCCGACGATTTTATTGAGTCGCCGGCGTGGACCGATTCGTTGATGCTCGGAAAGACAGAACGCGGAAGGATCTCCGATTCGCTCGGCGACGAGATAAGGCGCGTCGAGGAAACGCTGATCGGCCGTCGGCTCGGCGCTTACCGATTGACTCACGAAATAGGTCGCGGCGGTATGGGAGCCGTGTACCTCGCCGAACGAGATGACGGCGAGTTCCGCCAGCGAGTCGCACTTAAAGTAATCAAACGCGGAATGGACACGGATTTCATCGTCCGCCGCTTTCGAAACGAGCGCCAGATCCTCGCGACGCTCGACCATCCGAACATCGCACGACTTCTCGACGGCGGCACGACCGACGATGGGCTACCGTTTTTCGTGATGGAATTCATCGAGGGCAAACCGGTCTATCGCTATTGCGATTCGGAAAAGCTTTCGATCAACCAACGTCTGGAACTCTTCCGAACGATTTGTTTTGCGATCGACTACGCCCATCAGAATCTGATCATCCATCGCGACATCAAACCGTCGAATATTCTCGTCACATCGGACGGGCTGGTCAAACTCCTTGACTTCGGCATCGCCAAAATACTCAATCCTGAGCTCGCCGCCGATTCGATCGACCCGACCGCGACGGCGATGCGGATGATGACGCCCGAATACGCGTCACCCGAACAGGTCCGCGGCGAGGCGGTGACGATCGCCAGCGATATCTACAGTCTCGGCGTTCTGCTCTACGAGTTGCTCACCGGACACCGTCCGTACCGTTTGAAGAATCGGGCACTGCATGAGATCGCGCGGGTCATTTGCGAGGAAGAACCTGATAGCCTCGGCGCCAGCTTGACGCGGGACGATAATCTTGTCGCAACCGGCGAATCGGACCGCACCGATTCGGGCCACGTCTTCGAAAATCGAAATTCGAATCTGGAGACGCTGCGCCGAGACCTTTCCGGTGATCTCGAACGGATCGTGCTCAAGGCGATGCGCAAGGATCCGAACGAACGATATCGATCCGCCGGCGAGTTTGCCGACGACATTCTTCACTTTCTTGAAAACCGGCCGGTTATGGCCGAAGACTTCCGTTCGTCGTCGATGCGAATCCCGCGTTCGATCACACGGGCCTCCGACGGTGAGATCTCGCTCGCCGTTCTTCCGCTGAAGATGCTGGCCGTCGGAATGCGCGGGGATACGGGCGACGAATTTCTGGGCATCGGACTCGCCGACGCGTTGATCACCCGGCTTTCCAACATCCGTCGTTTTGTTGTTCGCCCGACAAGCTCGGTGCTGCGTTTCGCCGACGGCGAAAACGATCCATTCGCCGCCGGACGAGCGCTCGGCGTCGACTTTATTCTCGACGGCAACATCCGACGCGCCGGCGATCGTTTGCGGATCACGCTCCAGTTTCTGAGCGTCGCTGAAAACTCGGCGCGTTGGGCGGAGAGCTTCGACGAAAGTTTCTCCGATGTTCTCGAGATCGAGGACTCGATCTCCGAACGCGTCGTCAAGTCGCTCGTTCCGCAACTCACGGGTGAAGAGGAACTTCAGCTGAACAAGCGCCGGACGAACTCGCCCGATGCATACGAAGCATATCTGCGCGGTCGTTATTACTGGAACCAATTCACTCCCGATTCGCTGAGCAAAGCCCGCGAAGCTTTTGAGGCCGCGATCGCCGCGGATCCGGGTTATGCGCTGGCCCACGTCGGCCTTGCGGATTTTTACATTTGGGCCAATATCTACGGTATGATCCCGTCGGTCGAGGGACTTCGGCTCGCGCGGACCTCGGCATCGCGTGCGATCGAGCTCGACGATTCGCTCGGTGAAGCGTACGCGTCGCTCGGATTGCTGCATCAGAATGAATTTGAATGGGCTGAATCGGAGCGCCTCCAACTTAAATCGATCCAACTCGCGCCGAACTATCCGCAGTCGCATGAATGGTACGCTGCGGTGCTCGTCGGGACAGGGCGAACCGACGACGGCGTTCGCGAGATCCATATCGCCGACCGCCTTGACGCGCTTTCGCCGCGAACGAAGACTCTGGTTGCCTGGACGCTTTATCAGGCGCATCGATTCGACGAGGCGTTGACGGTCGCGCGGCAGATCACGGAACTCGATCGGAACTATCCGCAGGGCAATGCGCAGATCGGGATCAATCTTTTGGCGCTTGGGAATCCGGAAGCGGCTCTGCCGTATTTTCGACGATTCGACGAGATGATACCGGACTCGGCACTCGCAAAATACCAGCTGTGTTTCGCGCTCGTCGCCAACGGACTTCGCGACGAAGCGGAACGGGTGCTCGACGAAATGCTTCGGCTTTCCGAACTCGGCTATGTAAAGCCGTGCTTTCTCGGACTTGCGAACGCCGCGCTCGACAATCGGGACGAAGCCTTCAAATACCTCGAACAATCGATCGACGAGAACGATCCGTGGGCGCTTTGGCTCGGCACCGAACCGCTCCTCAAGCCGTTGCACGAGGATCCTCGGTTTTGGGCGTTGCTGCGACGAATGAGGAATCCACTCGCGTTCCGGGAAACGAACGCTGAACCGGATGAATTCGAAAAAACCTCGATCGCGGTCCTGCCGTTGAAGATCCTGCACGCAACTCGTGCGGACGACACGCAGGAGGAATTTCTCGGCATCGGTCTGGCGGACGCGCTGATCAACCGGCTCAGCGGCATCCGTCGTCTGATCGTTCGTCCGACGAGTTCGGTAATTCCTTTCGGCGGCGGGACCGATCCATTCGACGCCGCGACGCAGCTCGGCGTCGAGTTTGTCGTCGACGGATCCCTTCGCCGCGTCGGCAGCCGCATTCGCATTTCGATTCAACTGTTGAACGCGACACAACGGACAGCAGTCTGGGCTCGATCGTTCGATGAAGAGTTGACCGACGTTCTCGCGCTTGAGGATTCGATCTCGAAGCAGATCGCGGAAGCACTGGTTGTGCGTTTGACGGGCGATGAACAGATACGAATCGGGAGTCGCGGGACAAGCAACACGGAAGCCTACGAAGCTTACCTTCGCGGACGATTTCACTGGCATCAATACACGGCCGATGGCTTGGCGAAATCGCTCGTCGCCTTTTATGAAGCGATCGCGCTCGACCCTGATTTTGCTCCGGCGTACAGCGGTGTCGCGGACTATTACAATTTTCTGAGCATTTTCGGCATTATGGCGCCGACGGAGACGTTCCCGGCCGCAAAAGAAGCGGCGCTCAAAGCGGTCGAACTCGATCCCGGACTCTCGGAGGCGTACGTCTCGCTCGCTGTTATTTCGCTCGGTTACGATTGGGACTTCGTGGCTGCCGAACAGTACCTCAAGAAGGCGATCGGGCTAAATCCGAATTCTGCCGAAGCGCACAACTGGTTTGGGCAGCTTTATTCGGTTCTCGGACGCCACGATCGGGCCGTGCGGGCGATGTTGACGGCTGAGCGATTGAATCCCCAATCAGCCTCGCTATCGGTGGCCTTCACGATTATTTTGCGCAACGCACGCCGATTTGACGACGCGATCGCAAAACTCCGGCAGGCGATTGCGCTGCACCCGAATAACCCGACGGCGCTTGCGGGATTCGGATGGTTCGTGCGGTACCTTGAAGATCCGCTGGAGGCAGTCGACAAATGCGGACTGGCGGTTGAGTTGAGCCAGCGACAAAGTTTGCCGCTTTACGCGCACGCCTGTGCGCTCGCGGCGGTCGGAAAATTTGAAGAGGCGCGGGCGATTGCGGCCGAACTCGAAACGCGACGCGCCAAACAATATGTTCCGCCGATCTTTTCAGCACTGATATCCATCGAACTCGGCGAGATCGACGAAGCATTCGTCTGGCTCGAACGATCGATCGACGAAAAGGACTACTGGGCTGTCTACGTGCCGGTCGATTCGCGGTTCGATTCGCTGCGCGAAGATCCGAGATACCTTGGCTTGGTCGCGCAGATCGGAAGCGCGGGCGACGCCGATGCGATACATCAATCGCAGATCGCGACAATGATCCTCCGCGACGACACCAATGAGAGCGTTTTGGCGGCATCGGACAATGTCGTTGCGCCGGGGCACGCCGGTTCGGGATTTCGCTATGCCGCGTACGGACTTATTGGATTGCTTTTCGTAGTTCTTGCCGTATTCGCGTGGCGCGGCATTACAGGCGGCGAAAGGGTCGTGCCGCAAATGCCGACGGTTCTGGACAAAAGGGTGAAAACGATCGCGGTGCTCCCGTTCCGGACCGATTCGCATACGCCGAACGAAGTCGAGTTAGGCGTTGGGCTCGCCGAATCTATACATCGCAAACTCGGTCAGGCGAGCGGACTTTCGGTTCGGTCCGCACTGTTGAATGTTCCCGACGGTCAGTCGCCGAATGAGCTCGGCAAGACATTCGGGGTCGCGTACGTTCTCCGGGGGACGCTTCACGACACTGGCGATCAACTTGCGGTGAGTGCTGAACTTATTGACACGCAAACCGAAAAAATCCAATGGAGTCGATCATTTAACGAAAAGCGAACGGATTTCCCAAGCCTGCAGATATCGATCGCCGATCAGGTCCTAAACGCGTTGACGGTCGAGCTGAGTTCGACGGAGCGACAGCAGATCGACAAGATCTACACGGAAAACTCAGAGGCCTATCAACTCTATCTCGCGGGTCGATATCTGATGGCAAATCGTTCGGCAGAGAACCTGCGAAAGGCGATCACGACGTTTGAAAAGGCGCGCGACACGGATCCGAAATTCGCTCTCGCCTACGCCGGACTCGCTGACGCTTGGTCGCTTCTGAATCTTTATCAGGTTCCGCCGCCTGATGAAGCGTACGGCATCGCCAAACAGAACGCGACAAAGGCGCTTGAACTTGATGAAAATCTCGCCGAAGCGCACGCATCGCTCGGGTACATCCTGCTTTACTCCGAATATCGACGCGCAGACGCGATCGTCGAGCTTCGCCGGGCGACCGAGCTCAATCCGTCATACGCGACGGCCCATCATTGGTCGGGTCTGGCGTTGGCGTCGATGGGGCGGTTTGACGACGCAGTGGCAAGCATCAATAAGGCAATCGAACTCGAGCCGCGGTCGGCAATCATCCAGACCGCGGCGGCATTGATATACAACTATGCCGGGCGGCGCGACGAAGCGATCGCGTTTGCAAAGAAGTCGCTTGAAATAAATCCGGCATTGGTTCCGGCGCACAAATCGATGCGCATCATCTACCTCAGCGCCGGCGATTTTCCGAATGCGTCGGCGGCTTACGAACGGGAAAGGCTCTACGCCGGCGCGACCGATCCCGACGAGCCGGGCTGGTTGATGATTACGGCACAGGTGTTGACGATCGGCGGCAAACGCGACGAAGCAATGGCGAGTCTGAGAAAGGCCGAAGCGTCCGGCGTGGTCAAGGGCAACGCCCGTGGATATGCCGACGAGATGGCGATCGCCTATGCGCTGCTCGGTGATGCCGACAATGCGGTCCGTTGGCTCGCCCGCGCGCGCGAGGTTCGTTCGTACAGTCTGAATTTCGCGGCGGTCGAGCCGCGCTACGACAAGATCAAGAACGATCCGCGGTTTGTCGAACTGACCCGGCTTGAGCGTTGA
- the preA gene encoding NAD-dependent dihydropyrimidine dehydrogenase subunit PreA: MADLSVNFAGIKSPNPFWLASAPPTNMGSMIERAFDAGWGGAVWKTLGEPIVNVSSRLAAIDYGSTRMLGLNNIELITDRPLEVNLREMYECKKKYPNHAVIASLMVESKREAWHEIVKRTQDTGCDGFELNFGCPHGMSERGMGAAMGQVPEYTCMVTEWVKEVSALPVIVKLTPNVTNIVPPGRAAQKGGADAVSLINTINSVMGVDLDTMIPHPNVNGMAAHGGYCGPAVKPIALNMVSELARDAEFSIPISGIGGISTWRDAVEFILLGAGTVQVCTAVMHYGYRIVEDMIDGLNSYLDDKDFASVNDIVGRSVDRVTDWGNLDLNYKVVARVNNEHCVKCNLCYIACEDGAHQCFSFDDNKFPVVDEHECVGCNLCTLVCPAPGAVTMVRLDDGSNPQSWKQRIG; this comes from the coding sequence ATGGCAGATCTAAGTGTAAATTTCGCAGGCATCAAATCTCCGAATCCGTTTTGGCTTGCTTCGGCGCCGCCGACGAATATGGGCTCGATGATCGAGCGCGCGTTCGACGCCGGTTGGGGCGGCGCGGTCTGGAAGACGCTCGGCGAGCCGATCGTCAACGTTTCCTCAAGGCTCGCGGCGATCGATTACGGTTCGACGCGAATGCTCGGGCTCAACAACATCGAACTCATCACCGACCGTCCGCTCGAGGTCAACTTGCGCGAGATGTACGAGTGCAAGAAAAAGTACCCGAATCACGCGGTGATCGCGTCGTTGATGGTCGAATCCAAACGCGAAGCGTGGCACGAGATCGTCAAACGCACTCAGGACACAGGCTGCGACGGATTCGAGCTCAACTTCGGATGTCCGCACGGAATGTCGGAACGCGGAATGGGCGCGGCGATGGGCCAGGTTCCGGAATACACCTGTATGGTCACCGAATGGGTCAAGGAAGTCTCGGCGTTGCCGGTGATCGTCAAACTGACGCCCAACGTGACGAACATCGTTCCGCCCGGGCGCGCGGCCCAAAAAGGCGGCGCCGACGCGGTGTCGCTGATCAACACGATCAATTCGGTGATGGGCGTCGATCTCGATACGATGATCCCGCATCCGAACGTCAACGGAATGGCTGCGCACGGCGGTTATTGCGGGCCGGCGGTAAAACCGATCGCGCTCAATATGGTCTCGGAGCTCGCGCGCGATGCGGAATTCAGCATTCCGATCTCGGGCATTGGCGGAATTTCGACCTGGCGCGACGCCGTCGAGTTTATTCTGCTCGGCGCCGGAACGGTTCAGGTCTGCACGGCGGTGATGCATTACGGTTACCGCATCGTCGAGGATATGATCGACGGGCTCAATTCGTATCTCGACGATAAAGACTTCGCTTCGGTCAACGATATTGTCGGCAGATCGGTCGATCGGGTCACGGACTGGGGCAACCTGGATCTCAATTACAAGGTCGTCGCGCGGGTAAATAATGAGCACTGCGTCAAATGCAATCTCTGCTACATCGCCTGCGAAGACGGCGCGCACCAGTGTTTCAGTTTTGACGACAACAAGTTCCCTGTCGTCGACGAACACGAGTGCGTCGGCTGCAATCTTTGCACTCTCGTCTGCCCGGCTCCCGGCGCGGTAACGATGGTCCGCCTCGACGACGGCAGCAATCCGCAGAGCTGGAAGCAGAGGATCGGTTAG
- a CDS encoding DUF4339 domain-containing protein, whose translation MAVYFYKDNQQLGPYEEEVVVGWLRAGTLTPEVMGIRTGETQWTKLGTLFPQAMPEPKPDSVVGIPPTAAISKTEPESRNTLWLKLLCGFCFLVALTVFLSATYYSYVIPTDSNTIHKYPAMILVQIIVRNIQIGTFLSGFFIILAILCAFKSTLIDSNQIRVGLRAVFVLVLLAGCVAILSGIGSYLTFRMNAETSPYEATRTYHVAENRIGPFRKLAVLGPLGVGVVIFGASGLFMTKRRRNP comes from the coding sequence ATGGCGGTCTATTTCTACAAAGACAATCAGCAGCTAGGGCCTTACGAAGAGGAAGTTGTTGTTGGATGGCTTCGAGCCGGAACACTTACGCCCGAGGTTATGGGTATCCGTACCGGGGAAACGCAATGGACCAAGCTGGGTACGCTGTTTCCGCAAGCGATGCCGGAGCCGAAACCTGACTCCGTAGTGGGAATCCCGCCCACAGCGGCGATCAGTAAGACCGAGCCGGAATCTCGCAACACTTTATGGCTGAAGCTTCTTTGCGGTTTTTGTTTTCTGGTTGCTCTAACGGTCTTTCTGTCAGCAACTTACTATTCCTATGTCATACCGACTGATTCAAATACGATACACAAATATCCTGCTATGATCCTCGTGCAAATTATAGTACGTAACATTCAGATCGGGACTTTTTTGTCGGGTTTCTTTATAATTCTGGCAATTCTGTGTGCGTTCAAGAGCACTCTTATTGACTCCAATCAGATAAGAGTTGGACTCCGAGCCGTCTTCGTTCTGGTATTGCTCGCGGGTTGTGTTGCTATTCTCAGCGGGATCGGAAGTTACCTAACCTTTAGGATGAACGCCGAAACTTCGCCGTACGAGGCGACGCGGACGTACCACGTAGCTGAGAATCGGATTGGTCCGTTTCGGAAGTTGGCAGTGTTGGGGCCATTAGGCGTCGGAGTCGTGATTTTTGGTGCTTCCGGACTTTTTATGACAAAACGGCGACGGAATCCCTAA